Proteins encoded by one window of Actinomycetota bacterium:
- the argJ gene encoding bifunctional glutamate N-acetyltransferase/amino-acid acetyltransferase ArgJ has translation MSFELTYTYVDGGIIAPQGFLAAGVSAGIKKSGKRDVCLLAAKESVPAAGVFTLSSMAAPPVVVSRAHLANGHARAVITNSGNANACTGEQGLADAVSMAAATADALGCSPDEVVVASTGVIGVRLPMEAVLGGISDVAAALDSKGGDNAAQAIMTTDTFPKQIAVQFECDGQTYRVGGMAKGSGMIMPNMATMLAYVTTDAPLDPNACDAALRSAVDVTFNRITVDSDTSTNDMCLLMASGAGGGMEIATSSPTYPQVAAAIHHVCSELARMVVRDGEGATKFIEVTVRGAETDAEARDAAMSIANSPLFKTAIFGGDANWGRVVMAVGKSSATVEQSKVDVTFAGITTCKDGTGFDFDEDAAAEALARDEIEVVVDLGLGEGACTVWTCDLSYEYVRINGDYRT, from the coding sequence GTGTCGTTCGAGCTCACATACACGTATGTCGATGGCGGCATCATCGCACCGCAGGGATTCCTCGCGGCAGGCGTGAGTGCCGGCATCAAGAAGTCCGGAAAGCGCGACGTCTGTCTGCTTGCGGCCAAGGAGAGCGTCCCGGCAGCGGGCGTCTTCACGCTGAGTTCGATGGCTGCCCCTCCAGTTGTCGTGAGCCGGGCTCATCTCGCCAACGGTCACGCGCGCGCCGTCATCACAAACTCCGGCAATGCGAACGCGTGCACCGGCGAGCAGGGTCTCGCCGACGCCGTGTCAATGGCAGCAGCCACGGCCGACGCGCTCGGGTGTAGCCCGGACGAGGTTGTCGTCGCCTCGACCGGGGTCATCGGCGTGCGGCTGCCGATGGAGGCGGTCCTTGGCGGAATCTCCGACGTTGCGGCCGCGCTCGACAGCAAGGGCGGCGACAATGCCGCGCAGGCGATCATGACCACCGACACCTTTCCCAAGCAGATTGCAGTGCAGTTCGAGTGCGACGGCCAGACCTACAGGGTCGGCGGGATGGCCAAAGGCAGCGGCATGATCATGCCGAACATGGCCACCATGCTCGCGTATGTCACGACCGATGCGCCGCTCGACCCCAACGCCTGCGACGCGGCGCTGCGCTCCGCGGTCGATGTGACATTCAACAGGATAACCGTCGACAGCGACACCTCCACCAACGATATGTGCCTGCTCATGGCATCAGGCGCCGGGGGCGGCATGGAGATAGCCACTTCGAGCCCGACCTACCCTCAGGTCGCAGCCGCCATCCATCACGTGTGCAGCGAGCTTGCGCGCATGGTCGTGCGTGACGGTGAAGGTGCGACCAAGTTCATTGAGGTCACCGTACGTGGTGCCGAGACCGATGCCGAGGCACGCGACGCGGCCATGTCCATCGCCAACTCACCTCTCTTCAAGACCGCGATCTTCGGCGGGGACGCGAACTGGGGCCGCGTGGTGATGGCGGTGGGGAAGTCCTCGGCCACGGTCGAGCAGAGCAAGGTGGACGTGACGTTCGCAGGTATCACGACGTGCAAGGATGGCACCGGATTCGACTTCGACGAGGACGCAGCCGCGGAAGCGCTTGCTCGTGACGAGATAGAGGTTGTAGTGGACCTGGGGCTCGGGGAGGGCGCATGCACCGTTTGGACATGCGACCTGTCCTACGAGTACGTCCGCATCAATGGGGACTACCGAACGTAG
- the argB gene encoding acetylglutamate kinase produces MEHPLQKAEILTEALPYIKRTWGKTVVIKYGGAAMTDPALREMVASDIVLMKLVGINPVIVHGGGPEITSYMERLGMPVEFYDGLRVTSDEAMEVVKMVLVGKVNKELVAEINSHGRLAVGIAGDDANLIRATQRDPRLGRVGDITEIDTTVVNNLIDDGFIPVIATVAAGDDGGSFNINADFVAGELAAALCAEKVIFLTDVDGLYADFEDKSSLISALSLANALGMIAADELAHGMIPKVAACTHALEGGVSRAHILNGTLPHALLLEVYTDEGVGTMITRNGDSNAEVVGSGEAF; encoded by the coding sequence GTGGAACACCCGTTGCAGAAGGCAGAGATACTCACCGAGGCGCTGCCGTATATCAAGCGCACGTGGGGCAAGACCGTGGTCATCAAGTACGGCGGCGCCGCAATGACCGACCCGGCGCTGCGCGAGATGGTTGCAAGCGACATCGTGCTGATGAAGCTTGTGGGCATCAATCCGGTCATCGTGCACGGGGGAGGTCCGGAGATCACGAGCTACATGGAGCGCCTCGGCATGCCCGTCGAGTTCTACGACGGGCTTCGCGTGACCTCGGACGAGGCCATGGAGGTCGTCAAGATGGTTCTCGTTGGCAAGGTGAACAAGGAACTTGTCGCCGAGATCAACTCGCATGGAAGGCTCGCCGTCGGTATCGCGGGCGATGACGCGAACCTGATTCGCGCCACGCAGCGCGACCCCCGCCTCGGGCGTGTCGGCGACATCACCGAGATCGACACGACGGTGGTCAACAATCTGATCGACGACGGCTTCATCCCGGTCATAGCGACTGTTGCAGCTGGCGATGACGGCGGCTCCTTCAACATCAACGCGGACTTCGTCGCCGGGGAGCTTGCGGCAGCACTCTGCGCCGAGAAGGTCATCTTCCTCACTGACGTCGACGGCCTCTACGCCGACTTCGAAGACAAGTCCTCGCTCATCAGCGCGCTCTCGCTCGCGAACGCGCTCGGCATGATCGCGGCCGACGAGCTCGCACACGGCATGATTCCCAAGGTCGCCGCGTGCACGCATGCGCTAGAGGGCGGCGTCTCGCGGGCTCACATTCTCAACGGCACGTTGCCCCATGCGCTGCTCCTCGAGGTCTACACCGACGAGGGCGTCGGTACCATGATCACGCGCAATGGTGACTCCAACGCCGAAGTCGTCGGCTCAGGGGAGGCGTTCTAG
- the recQ gene encoding DNA helicase RecQ, giving the protein MPVHATIIDTTLAEVFGYSEFRPYQDEIIKHVIAGGDAFVLMPTGGGKSLCYQVPALHRAGTAIVVSPLISLMKDQVDTLRANGVAVACLNSSLSAEDASTTLGDLRTGALDLLYVAPERLMLGGFLDLLRTVPLALFAIDEAHCVSQWGHDFRPEYVALGELRAHFPGVPLIALTATADDQTREDVRKRLHIENAPVFAAGFDRPNIRYTVANKHQAPQQLARFVSEFPDDSGIVYCLSRKRVEEVTARLLASGTRAAAYHAGLPATERTRVQDAFLADDIRVVVATVAFGMGIDKPDVRFVVHYDLPKSIESYYQETGRAGRDGLPAEALLLFGLQDAVIARMLIESGTNPDQVRIELHKLQTMIAFAEATTCRRRVLLGYFGERVAQDCGNCDVCLDPPELYDATIDAQKALSAVYRTGERFGIGHVVDVLRGHATDKTVQWGHDGLVVFGVGAKLSRDEWTSVIRQLIHHGYLMQDIAAYSALKLTPAARSVFRGAVELRLARPRAKSPKQSKQDKRSRAIEGLDVDEELFERLRELRRTLAFEAGVPAYVVFPDRTLADMAARKPATPGEFLEVNGVGQAKMERYGEVFLAAISADA; this is encoded by the coding sequence GTGCCAGTCCACGCCACCATCATCGACACTACGCTCGCTGAGGTCTTCGGCTACTCCGAGTTTCGCCCATACCAGGACGAGATCATCAAGCACGTCATCGCGGGTGGCGACGCTTTCGTGCTCATGCCTACGGGCGGGGGCAAGTCGTTGTGCTACCAGGTGCCGGCACTACATCGTGCGGGGACGGCCATTGTTGTCTCTCCGCTGATTTCGCTCATGAAGGACCAGGTCGACACGCTGCGGGCAAATGGTGTGGCGGTGGCGTGCCTCAACTCTTCACTGTCGGCTGAAGACGCCTCGACCACACTCGGCGATCTCCGCACGGGCGCTCTCGATCTTCTCTATGTAGCGCCTGAGCGCCTCATGCTGGGCGGTTTTCTCGATTTGCTCCGCACCGTGCCACTCGCGCTCTTCGCGATTGACGAAGCCCACTGCGTTTCGCAGTGGGGTCACGACTTCCGCCCGGAGTACGTGGCCCTCGGCGAGCTCCGCGCGCACTTTCCCGGCGTACCGCTCATCGCGCTCACTGCCACCGCTGATGACCAGACCCGCGAGGACGTCCGCAAGCGGCTGCACATCGAGAACGCGCCGGTATTCGCAGCCGGCTTCGACCGCCCCAACATCCGCTACACCGTAGCGAACAAGCATCAGGCACCGCAGCAGCTCGCGCGCTTCGTTTCCGAGTTCCCCGACGACTCGGGCATCGTCTACTGCCTGTCGCGCAAGCGCGTCGAGGAGGTTACGGCGCGGCTCCTTGCCTCGGGTACACGCGCGGCTGCGTATCATGCGGGACTACCAGCAACCGAGCGCACTCGTGTGCAGGATGCATTCCTTGCCGACGACATCCGCGTGGTCGTGGCCACCGTCGCCTTCGGCATGGGCATCGACAAGCCCGACGTTCGATTTGTGGTCCACTACGACTTGCCTAAGTCGATCGAAAGCTACTATCAGGAGACTGGCCGTGCCGGTCGCGACGGATTGCCCGCGGAGGCGCTGCTGCTGTTCGGCCTCCAGGATGCGGTGATCGCACGTATGCTCATCGAGAGCGGCACGAACCCAGACCAGGTGCGCATCGAGCTTCACAAGCTGCAAACGATGATCGCCTTCGCCGAGGCCACCACGTGCCGCCGCCGCGTCCTCCTCGGCTACTTCGGTGAGCGCGTGGCCCAGGACTGCGGCAACTGCGACGTGTGCCTTGATCCGCCGGAGCTCTATGACGCGACCATCGACGCGCAGAAGGCGCTTTCAGCCGTGTATCGGACAGGGGAGCGGTTCGGCATCGGACATGTTGTCGATGTGCTGCGCGGACACGCGACGGACAAAACTGTGCAGTGGGGGCATGACGGGCTTGTTGTCTTCGGTGTCGGCGCGAAGCTCTCGCGCGATGAATGGACGAGCGTGATACGGCAGCTCATCCACCACGGCTACCTCATGCAGGACATCGCGGCCTACTCAGCACTCAAGCTCACCCCGGCCGCGCGCTCTGTGTTCCGCGGTGCGGTGGAGCTGCGGCTGGCCCGTCCGCGCGCAAAGTCGCCAAAGCAGTCGAAACAAGACAAGCGCTCGCGTGCGATTGAAGGCCTCGATGTCGACGAGGAGCTCTTCGAGAGACTGCGCGAGCTTCGTCGCACTCTCGCGTTTGAGGCAGGCGTGCCGGCGTATGTGGTCTTCCCAGACCGCACCCTGGCGGACATGGCCGCGCGCAAGCCGGCCACGCCAGGGGAGTTCCTTGAGGTGAATGGTGTCGGCCAGGCCAAGATGGAGCGGTACGGCGAGGTGTTTCTAGCTGCGATTTCCGCCGACGCGTAG
- a CDS encoding DEAD/DEAH box helicase, whose amino-acid sequence MALNPIVFTENVVKSFLRYQLTTYAFADERLRVQMRELLSLDATRRSPLLRGPYVSLSRPFREGAAVDALIAEGLLHPHMRQRIPAEITHLYGHQEEAIRAVSTGKTTLVSTGTGSGKTECFLYPIVSKCLQLRDDHVTPGISAVIVYPMNALAEDQLMRLRSLLAGTGITCGMYVGKTPEHENEVVGIRLPQGASRADYEAKLAQVRERGSGETVFPYEEACSREAMRTPGGQPRILLTNVKQLELLLTRQKDVELFADARLDFLVFDEAHTFTGAQGAETACLIRRLRAFCGRGEQDTVCVATSATIVDESDPDAARVFASRFFGVAAAAVATVGEAYERAVWASERFVPPMPAEDAAALLDVCVQSVEAPADEIATVVADAYRRLSGRSLPTGDWADALNTELAHNEIAFQLSELLAQPRALDELPVELEPLIGRAITEAEILAWLTLGAAARHEGRPLLRPVVHGFVRGVSGAVVSFPQDDTPALWLAAEDEIEAGGGERFAHLPVLTCTTCGQHYFISALKDFEFTGRRPDGGDASGDGSFWEPLEEAQGGVRVPLVDRVVGGADDEDLDEGDRTSAVHLCRYCGAAHPEPVWRCLHCGMAGEAVRLFAVRQNKDNPGKLTSCLSCGATGRRLGGLYREPAKPVRAVNVADVHVLAQDMVHHSERPRLLVFCDNRQDAAFQAGWMKDHARRFRLRALMAEGLQAGSISVGDLTLFLDDKLEEDESLSRALVPEVWQVVRKEGGGTRHEQERRKFLRIQVLREITLSSRQSIGLEPWGRLKVDYEGLDASLPWIQTNANALSMPAEDLRDGVATVLDYLRRKRVFHDPEHEIFGQYWMDGDTEVQHGYLPQIGAPVGTKLRRAPDEKKELVTQWWSDSGDTTMRQIAKKWGVAADDMEPFLRGFFETLAQRGLLVGVRLKGSRGNPLPNVTEVFQVDADRVRLSGGHGVWRCKSCRRRYPHRTPKMLCPAWRCNGELEWVAEDADSYDLQILDSGYSMLRPEEHTAMVPSDERERLENLFKGQCDAVNALVCTPTLELGVDIGQLDAVLMRNVPPLPANYWQRAGRAGRRHRMAVDLTYCRPVSHDRAYFADPVKLLAGRVDPPAFNLANEVMVSKHVHATVITRLHQYARDTARSEPERADIAEVLKTCLPNQVSTYLFDGGRVRSEPFDMAPLSRLIERNADDLVAYVEKAFRQGWPEADAKVVSPERLHAYVLGMGSELEAVLVRLRRRLAWAMEQIHRLNAVREREGDLGPEDDSLFKRCDRLVKRLKGTTRRSRREAEGYDDVNTFGMLAGEGFLPGYGLEVGSILGTAEIPFWRVGAADFVLPRPPSVALREYVPGNLIYANGNRFVARRFHRDIDEQRAEMPTFEVSVERQAIKQTNVSATSSSFGSSSLQAIAVCDVDLVHQSHISDDEVLRFQMGVAVHGVERDQHNGGQAYRWGAQDVQHLRGDRLRLVNIGAANAIARKEPLLGYPVCTVCGQSVSPLSSERQLEQFTADHLERCGRQVTPVGFYADVTSDALVLRAVADQTVAYSVLETLRIAASQLLDMHRDDLQLLVVGHVDRDEVDALLWDPMPGGSGLIDQIVGRFHEVLAVARAVVESCPAACASSCIDCLQTFRNGYYHKHLDRTVALECFEAWGDLLTAAHPIPPKQPSQEPSEGSYPVNAAEQRLRALLLAAGFEEGVRGEQVRLDRTIGTTTPDVICRAPHHDDDEGIAIYLDGLSAHIHGSPATAEKDREIRDWLRGHGWEVIEIAANQLGDADAMTRHFRRLAGYLGDTERRDAVRADHSWFEGAAHGAVTAVQSTLRIVKPTPVRRWVSAVPFVPLAAAAGSFSDAQQVGAEDEWEWVELDAGRSLRPGMFVTQVIGKSMEPLIPDGSYCLFSTPVIGSRQGRVVLAELRDGVDPESGERYTVKRYGSEKVDSGGGWRHLRVTLKPENPGFEPIVLAASDESEVAVVAEFIAVVAESVAGE is encoded by the coding sequence ATGGCACTCAACCCCATCGTCTTCACCGAGAACGTGGTCAAGAGCTTCCTGCGCTACCAACTCACCACGTACGCGTTCGCCGACGAGCGCCTCCGCGTCCAGATGCGCGAATTGCTCTCTCTCGACGCCACCCGACGCTCCCCGCTGCTCAGGGGACCGTACGTGAGCCTGTCTCGGCCGTTCCGCGAGGGCGCGGCGGTGGATGCGCTCATCGCCGAGGGTCTGCTCCATCCGCATATGCGCCAGCGCATCCCGGCGGAGATCACGCATCTGTACGGCCACCAAGAAGAGGCGATCCGCGCGGTCTCCACAGGCAAGACGACGCTGGTCTCTACCGGGACCGGCTCGGGTAAGACCGAGTGCTTCCTGTATCCCATCGTGAGCAAGTGCCTGCAGCTTCGCGACGACCACGTGACGCCCGGTATCAGCGCGGTGATCGTCTACCCCATGAACGCACTGGCCGAAGACCAACTCATGCGGTTGCGCTCGCTGCTCGCCGGTACCGGCATCACTTGCGGCATGTACGTGGGCAAGACCCCCGAGCACGAGAACGAGGTGGTGGGTATCAGGCTGCCCCAAGGTGCCTCGCGTGCGGACTACGAGGCCAAGCTCGCTCAGGTGCGGGAGCGCGGCTCGGGCGAGACGGTCTTCCCGTACGAGGAGGCGTGCTCGCGCGAAGCGATGCGGACTCCCGGCGGGCAGCCGCGCATCCTGCTCACCAACGTCAAGCAGCTCGAGCTGCTGCTCACGCGCCAGAAGGACGTCGAACTGTTCGCCGACGCACGTCTGGACTTCCTCGTGTTCGACGAGGCGCACACGTTCACCGGGGCGCAGGGCGCGGAGACCGCCTGCCTCATCCGGCGCCTGCGCGCGTTCTGTGGGCGCGGGGAGCAGGACACGGTCTGCGTCGCGACTTCGGCCACGATCGTCGATGAGAGCGATCCAGACGCAGCGCGCGTCTTCGCTTCGCGGTTCTTCGGCGTAGCGGCCGCGGCGGTTGCGACGGTGGGTGAGGCGTATGAGCGCGCGGTGTGGGCGAGTGAGCGATTCGTGCCGCCTATGCCTGCGGAGGACGCGGCCGCACTGCTCGACGTGTGTGTCCAGTCGGTCGAGGCGCCGGCTGATGAGATTGCCACCGTGGTTGCGGATGCGTATCGCCGTCTCTCCGGCCGCTCATTGCCGACCGGCGACTGGGCTGATGCGCTCAACACGGAGCTCGCACACAACGAGATCGCCTTCCAGTTGAGCGAACTGCTCGCCCAGCCACGCGCGCTCGACGAACTCCCGGTAGAACTCGAGCCGCTTATCGGCCGCGCAATCACCGAGGCAGAGATTCTCGCGTGGCTCACCCTCGGCGCCGCTGCGCGCCACGAGGGGAGGCCGCTGCTCCGACCGGTGGTTCACGGCTTCGTGCGCGGCGTGAGCGGGGCGGTCGTTTCCTTCCCCCAGGACGACACCCCGGCGCTCTGGCTTGCCGCTGAGGATGAGATCGAAGCGGGGGGCGGCGAGCGATTCGCGCACCTTCCGGTACTGACGTGCACCACCTGCGGGCAGCACTACTTCATCAGTGCGCTGAAGGACTTCGAGTTCACAGGGCGGCGGCCCGACGGCGGAGATGCCAGTGGTGACGGGAGCTTCTGGGAGCCGCTCGAGGAGGCGCAGGGCGGAGTTCGCGTGCCCCTGGTGGACCGCGTGGTCGGCGGTGCTGATGATGAGGACCTCGACGAAGGCGACCGGACCTCGGCGGTCCATCTCTGCAGGTACTGCGGCGCCGCACACCCCGAACCGGTATGGCGCTGTCTGCACTGCGGTATGGCCGGGGAGGCGGTGCGTCTTTTCGCCGTGCGCCAGAACAAGGACAACCCGGGCAAGCTCACGAGTTGTCTGTCATGCGGCGCCACGGGACGGCGACTCGGCGGGCTCTATCGCGAGCCGGCGAAGCCCGTGCGCGCCGTCAATGTCGCCGACGTGCACGTGCTCGCGCAGGACATGGTGCATCACTCGGAACGCCCTCGGCTGCTCGTTTTCTGCGACAACCGGCAGGATGCCGCATTCCAGGCGGGGTGGATGAAGGACCACGCCCGTCGGTTCCGCCTGCGAGCGCTCATGGCTGAGGGGTTGCAGGCCGGGTCGATCTCAGTCGGCGACCTCACCCTGTTCCTCGATGACAAGCTCGAGGAGGACGAGTCGCTCTCTCGCGCCCTGGTCCCCGAGGTCTGGCAGGTCGTTCGCAAGGAGGGCGGCGGCACGCGCCACGAGCAGGAGCGGCGCAAGTTCCTGCGCATCCAGGTTCTGCGCGAGATCACCTTGTCGTCGCGCCAGTCGATCGGACTCGAGCCTTGGGGCCGCCTCAAGGTCGACTATGAGGGACTCGACGCCTCGCTTCCGTGGATCCAGACCAACGCCAATGCGCTCAGCATGCCTGCCGAGGACCTTCGGGACGGCGTCGCCACGGTGCTCGACTACCTCCGCCGCAAGCGCGTGTTCCACGACCCGGAGCATGAGATCTTCGGCCAGTACTGGATGGACGGCGATACCGAGGTTCAGCACGGCTACCTGCCGCAGATCGGCGCGCCGGTCGGCACCAAGCTCAGGCGTGCCCCGGACGAGAAGAAGGAACTCGTCACCCAGTGGTGGAGCGACAGCGGCGACACGACCATGCGTCAGATCGCCAAGAAGTGGGGAGTGGCGGCGGACGACATGGAGCCGTTCCTCCGGGGGTTCTTCGAGACGCTCGCGCAGCGAGGTCTGCTCGTTGGCGTGCGGCTGAAGGGCTCGCGCGGCAATCCGCTTCCGAATGTGACCGAGGTATTCCAGGTCGACGCCGATCGAGTGAGGTTGAGCGGAGGCCACGGCGTGTGGCGATGCAAGAGCTGTCGCCGCCGCTATCCGCACCGCACGCCGAAGATGTTGTGCCCTGCGTGGCGCTGCAACGGCGAACTCGAATGGGTCGCCGAAGACGCGGACAGCTATGACCTGCAGATCCTCGACTCGGGCTACTCGATGTTGCGGCCCGAGGAGCACACGGCGATGGTGCCCTCTGATGAGCGCGAGCGCTTGGAGAACCTATTCAAGGGCCAGTGTGACGCGGTGAATGCTCTGGTGTGCACTCCCACGCTCGAGCTCGGCGTCGACATCGGTCAGCTCGACGCAGTCCTCATGAGGAACGTGCCGCCGCTGCCAGCCAATTACTGGCAGCGAGCGGGTCGCGCTGGTCGGCGCCATCGCATGGCGGTCGATCTGACGTACTGCCGGCCGGTCTCGCACGATCGCGCGTACTTCGCGGATCCCGTGAAGCTTCTGGCTGGCAGGGTGGATCCGCCGGCATTCAACCTGGCCAACGAGGTGATGGTCTCCAAGCACGTGCACGCGACAGTCATCACGCGGCTGCATCAGTACGCGCGGGACACGGCCCGCTCCGAACCGGAGCGGGCAGACATCGCCGAGGTGCTGAAGACCTGCTTGCCCAATCAGGTCTCCACATATCTGTTCGATGGAGGACGCGTACGTTCGGAACCCTTCGACATGGCACCTCTCAGCCGCCTGATTGAGCGCAATGCGGATGACCTCGTCGCGTATGTCGAGAAGGCGTTCCGCCAGGGGTGGCCCGAAGCGGACGCGAAGGTCGTGAGCCCCGAGCGGTTGCATGCCTATGTCCTCGGTATGGGCTCGGAGCTTGAGGCGGTGCTCGTTCGACTGCGCCGGCGGCTCGCATGGGCTATGGAGCAGATCCATCGGCTCAACGCCGTACGCGAGCGAGAAGGTGATCTTGGTCCCGAGGATGACTCGCTGTTCAAGCGATGCGATCGTCTTGTGAAGCGGCTCAAAGGTACGACGCGCCGCAGCCGGCGCGAGGCTGAGGGCTATGACGACGTGAACACCTTCGGCATGCTCGCCGGTGAGGGCTTCCTGCCCGGCTATGGGCTTGAAGTCGGTTCGATTCTCGGCACCGCTGAGATCCCATTCTGGCGTGTCGGCGCGGCCGACTTCGTGCTGCCCCGGCCTCCGAGCGTCGCCCTGCGGGAGTACGTGCCTGGCAACCTGATCTACGCCAATGGGAACCGGTTCGTGGCGAGGCGGTTCCATCGCGACATCGATGAACAGCGCGCGGAGATGCCCACGTTCGAGGTGTCGGTAGAGCGACAGGCGATCAAGCAGACGAATGTCTCTGCGACGTCGTCCTCGTTCGGTTCGAGTTCCCTCCAGGCTATCGCGGTGTGCGACGTCGACCTCGTGCATCAGTCCCACATCTCCGATGACGAGGTGCTCCGGTTCCAGATGGGCGTCGCCGTTCATGGGGTGGAGCGAGATCAGCACAACGGAGGTCAGGCCTACCGCTGGGGCGCACAGGACGTGCAGCACCTGCGTGGTGATCGGTTGCGCCTCGTGAACATCGGGGCCGCAAACGCGATTGCTCGCAAGGAGCCGCTCCTCGGCTACCCGGTTTGCACCGTGTGCGGGCAGAGCGTCTCCCCGCTGTCATCCGAGCGACAGCTGGAGCAGTTCACTGCGGATCATCTGGAGCGATGCGGTCGCCAGGTGACGCCGGTCGGCTTCTATGCTGACGTGACCTCCGACGCCTTGGTGCTGCGGGCGGTGGCGGACCAGACTGTAGCGTACAGCGTCCTTGAGACGCTGAGGATTGCCGCATCCCAGCTGCTGGACATGCACCGCGATGACCTGCAGCTCCTCGTCGTCGGGCATGTTGACCGCGATGAAGTCGACGCTCTGCTCTGGGACCCGATGCCGGGCGGTTCGGGGCTGATCGATCAGATTGTCGGACGTTTTCATGAGGTGCTGGCTGTGGCCCGTGCCGTCGTCGAGAGCTGTCCTGCGGCCTGCGCCTCCTCGTGCATCGACTGTCTGCAGACGTTCCGGAACGGGTACTACCACAAGCACCTCGACCGCACCGTGGCGCTCGAGTGCTTTGAGGCGTGGGGTGATTTGCTCACGGCGGCTCATCCGATTCCGCCCAAGCAGCCCTCGCAGGAGCCGTCAGAGGGCTCGTATCCAGTGAACGCTGCGGAGCAACGCCTGCGTGCGCTGCTGTTGGCGGCGGGCTTTGAAGAGGGTGTGCGCGGCGAGCAGGTCAGGCTCGACCGGACAATCGGTACCACCACTCCGGATGTCATCTGCCGTGCCCCTCATCACGACGACGATGAGGGCATTGCGATCTACCTCGACGGGCTGAGCGCACACATCCACGGGAGTCCGGCCACCGCGGAGAAGGACCGCGAAATCCGCGACTGGCTGCGGGGCCACGGATGGGAAGTCATCGAGATCGCGGCCAACCAACTCGGCGACGCAGACGCGATGACACGCCACTTTCGACGACTGGCCGGGTACTTGGGCGATACGGAACGGCGGGATGCGGTGCGGGCCGATCATAGTTGGTTCGAGGGTGCGGCTCATGGTGCGGTAACCGCCGTTCAGTCGACACTCCGAATCGTGAAGCCCACGCCGGTGCGGCGCTGGGTGAGCGCGGTGCCGTTCGTGCCGCTGGCTGCGGCCGCCGGATCATTCAGCGATGCGCAGCAAGTTGGCGCTGAGGACGAGTGGGAGTGGGTGGAACTCGATGCCGGGCGCTCGCTGCGCCCCGGCATGTTCGTGACTCAGGTGATCGGCAAGTCGATGGAACCGCTGATTCCAGATGGCTCGTACTGCCTCTTCTCGACGCCGGTGATCGGGTCTCGGCAGGGCCGCGTAGTCCTGGCCGAGCTGCGTGATGGTGTTGATCCAGAGAGTGGTGAGCGTTACACGGTGAAGCGGTATGGGAGCGAGAAGGTCGATTCGGGAGGTGGTTGGCGGCATTTACGTGTGACGCTCAAGCCGGAGAATCCTGGATTCGAACCCATCGTGCTCGCAGCCAGCGATGAGTCTGAGGTAGCCGTCGTTGCCGAGTTCATTGCGGTGGTCGCCGAGTCAGTGGCTGGCGAGTAG
- the argC gene encoding N-acetyl-gamma-glutamyl-phosphate reductase translates to MTDVAIIGAPGYAGVELTRLVLGHAGLNLTLVTSQAEAGTRVGDVYPALGALTDLAYVAPDVEQIVSSAQLAFLAVPHTAALGLAPALLAAGLTVVDASADYRLKDAGLYERWYGVAHTSPELLDDAVYGLPEYDRSKLPGAKLIACAGCYPTATLLAAFPALEAGVSLGEHIVVDAKSGVSGAGRTPNAVTHFPTVNEAIQPYKVTAHRHTPEIEQGLSLAAGRDVCITFTPHLVPMTRGLLSTVYLPLAKELTTEDAVALYRERFSGEPFVTVHESGRMPSTAEVRGTNRAHIGLAVDEHTGTLVAVCAIDNLVKGTSGQAIQCANLALGYEETAGLAHPAPVI, encoded by the coding sequence ATGACCGACGTTGCGATCATCGGTGCCCCCGGGTATGCCGGAGTGGAGCTCACGAGGCTCGTCCTCGGCCATGCTGGGTTGAACCTGACTTTGGTGACATCGCAGGCCGAAGCCGGGACTCGCGTCGGCGACGTCTACCCTGCTCTGGGTGCGCTTACCGACTTGGCGTATGTTGCTCCCGATGTCGAGCAGATAGTGTCCAGCGCACAGCTCGCGTTCCTAGCAGTTCCGCACACGGCGGCTCTGGGACTTGCGCCCGCGCTGCTGGCGGCCGGACTCACCGTCGTGGACGCTTCCGCTGACTACCGTCTCAAGGACGCCGGACTCTACGAGCGGTGGTACGGCGTCGCGCACACATCGCCAGAGCTGCTCGACGACGCAGTCTACGGGCTGCCCGAGTACGATCGCTCGAAGCTCCCGGGCGCCAAGCTGATCGCCTGCGCGGGCTGCTACCCCACAGCCACGCTGCTTGCCGCGTTTCCCGCGCTCGAAGCGGGGGTGTCCCTTGGCGAGCACATCGTCGTCGACGCCAAGTCCGGGGTCTCGGGCGCGGGCCGGACGCCGAATGCGGTCACGCACTTCCCGACGGTCAACGAGGCCATACAGCCCTACAAGGTCACCGCTCATCGGCATACGCCCGAGATCGAGCAGGGACTTTCCCTGGCTGCGGGTCGCGACGTGTGTATCACCTTCACGCCGCACCTCGTACCGATGACGCGCGGTCTGCTCTCAACTGTCTATCTGCCGCTTGCCAAGGAGCTCACTACCGAGGATGCTGTCGCGCTGTACCGCGAGCGCTTCTCCGGCGAGCCGTTCGTGACCGTTCACGAGTCGGGCCGGATGCCGTCGACCGCCGAGGTGCGGGGCACGAACCGGGCTCACATCGGCCTCGCTGTCGACGAGCACACCGGAACGCTGGTGGCGGTGTGCGCCATCGATAACCTGGTCAAGGGCACCTCGGGCCAGGCAATCCAGTGTGCGAACCTCGCTTTGGGATACGAAGAGACGGCGGGGCTTGCCCATCCGGCCCCGGTCATCTAG